In Trichocoleus desertorum NBK24, the following are encoded in one genomic region:
- a CDS encoding type II toxin-antitoxin system VapC family toxin has product MNLPCPVEEWFSQALAYPGIQFLELTPKICVESTQLPEDFHRDPADQIIVATARVYGFALVTMDNKILNCPHVQKQP; this is encoded by the coding sequence CTGAACTTACCTTGTCCAGTAGAGGAGTGGTTCTCTCAAGCGTTAGCCTATCCTGGTATTCAATTTTTAGAGCTAACCCCCAAAATTTGTGTGGAATCTACTCAACTTCCTGAGGATTTTCATCGTGATCCTGCTGACCAGATTATTGTTGCCACAGCTAGAGTTTATGGTTTTGCTCTAGTGACCATGGATAACAAAATCCTTAATTGCCCTCACGTCCAAAAGCAGCCTTAG
- a CDS encoding type II toxin-antitoxin system VapC family toxin encodes MYVLDTNTLIYYFKGQGQVAQNLASVSPQEISIPTIVLFELQVGIAKSSSPTKRTQQLQQLLSQVSLAPFDRDAALAAARIRAQLEKQGTPIGQMDILIAGTAIVLQATLITHNVNEFSRVSGLAIADWS; translated from the coding sequence ATGTACGTTTTGGATACTAATACCTTGATCTATTACTTCAAAGGTCAAGGACAAGTTGCTCAAAACCTTGCCAGCGTCTCTCCTCAGGAAATTAGTATTCCCACTATCGTTCTCTTTGAATTGCAGGTTGGCATTGCAAAATCTAGCTCTCCCACAAAACGAACTCAACAACTTCAACAACTTTTGAGTCAAGTTAGCCTAGCTCCATTTGATCGAGATGCTGCACTAGCTGCTGCTAGAATTCGCGCTCAGTTGGAAAAGCAAGGAACCCCAATTGGGCAGATGGATATTTTAATCGCAGGAACAGCCATAGTGCTTCAAGCAACTCTCATCACTCACAACGTCAACGAGTTTTCTAGAGTTTCGGGGCTTGCGATCGCAGATTGGTCTTGA
- a CDS encoding serine/threonine-protein kinase, translating to MDQLVNQVLCDRYRIQSLLGHQTSRRTFLAKDLQTWLPVVVKVLLFGPDFSWQDLKLFEREAEVLKSLNHPAIAKYLDYFDVETELGKGFALVQTYIEAKPLQDWIQSGRTFSEVDLKAIAKELLGILDYLHSRQPAVVHRDIKPSNILLGDRSGHSLGQIYLVDFGSVQTAVQDETRTIVGTYGYMPFEQFGGQTTPVSDLYALGATLIYVATGQHPVQLPQREMRILFEHKVNLSPSLINWLKWMTEPNVELRLKSAKQALKALVTPDLPKHTLSSAVIAKPAGSKVKVRNTSEMLEILIPPMGFYVVELITKLLLGLIGGWIWIWLAAEIAIWIFWPIVVLPIGVTIWSILSTLFAKTRFCITQSEIYLCHEMLRLKHLVLTEARQNISGLERTHLLQQKDVEGNIVIVPSQINIWVGAKKFELGGGDRLTSPELDWLAHELSSWLDLPITRTDLANLTKK from the coding sequence ATGGATCAACTCGTTAACCAAGTTTTGTGCGATCGCTACCGCATTCAGTCTCTGCTGGGTCATCAAACTAGTCGCAGAACATTTCTAGCAAAGGATTTGCAAACATGGTTACCTGTTGTCGTTAAGGTACTGCTCTTTGGCCCTGACTTTAGCTGGCAAGATCTAAAACTTTTTGAGCGGGAGGCGGAAGTTCTCAAGTCCCTCAATCATCCCGCTATCGCTAAATATCTTGACTACTTCGATGTTGAAACTGAGTTAGGAAAAGGTTTTGCTCTGGTTCAGACTTACATTGAGGCGAAACCTTTACAAGATTGGATTCAGTCTGGACGAACTTTTAGCGAAGTAGATCTCAAGGCGATCGCAAAAGAACTCCTAGGAATTTTAGATTACCTCCATAGCCGCCAGCCTGCGGTTGTGCATCGGGATATTAAACCCAGCAATATTTTGTTAGGCGATCGCAGTGGTCATAGCCTGGGACAGATCTACCTGGTTGACTTTGGTTCTGTACAGACAGCAGTTCAAGATGAAACCAGGACAATTGTTGGCACCTATGGCTACATGCCATTTGAGCAATTTGGAGGACAAACAACGCCCGTTTCCGATCTATATGCCTTGGGTGCAACTCTAATTTATGTTGCTACAGGCCAACATCCGGTTCAACTGCCACAGCGGGAGATGCGAATTCTATTTGAGCATAAGGTTAACCTCAGCCCATCTCTGATTAACTGGCTCAAGTGGATGACAGAACCTAATGTCGAGCTACGCCTCAAATCTGCAAAGCAGGCATTAAAAGCTTTGGTAACACCTGATTTACCGAAACATACTTTGTCATCGGCAGTCATCGCGAAACCTGCTGGCAGCAAGGTAAAAGTTAGAAATACCAGCGAAATGCTAGAAATTTTAATTCCGCCAATGGGCTTTTATGTTGTTGAACTTATTACTAAATTATTGCTTGGATTAATAGGGGGATGGATCTGGATATGGCTTGCCGCCGAAATTGCTATTTGGATCTTCTGGCCGATTGTGGTTCTTCCAATCGGCGTGACAATTTGGAGCATTCTCTCCACTCTCTTCGCAAAAACGAGATTTTGCATAACTCAATCAGAAATTTATTTATGTCATGAAATGCTGCGGTTAAAACATTTGGTTCTTACTGAAGCCAGACAAAATATTTCAGGACTCGAACGAACGCACCTTCTTCAGCAGAAAGATGTAGAGGGAAATATCGTTATTGTTCCTTCTCAAATAAATATTTGGGTGGGAGCCAAAAAATTTGAGTTAGGTGGTGGAGATCGTCTGACGAGTCCAGAGCTTGACTGGTTGGCCCATGAGCTAAGTAGTTGGTTGGATTTACCCATTACAAGAACTGATTTAGCAAATTTGACAAAGAAATAA
- the gyrB gene encoding DNA topoisomerase (ATP-hydrolyzing) subunit B yields MTSNYGADQIQVLEGLEPVRKRPGMYIGSTGPRGLHHLVYEVVDNSVDEALAGYCKHIRIDINADGSVTVEDDGRGIPTDVHPRTGKSALETVMTVLHAGGKFGGGGYKVSGGLHGVGISVVNALSEWVEVTVRRDKKVFTQRFERGVAVTELTSQPTSEDRTGTMVNFRPDEVIFTTGIEFDYMTLSGRLRELAYLNAGVEITFTDYRLELVKGNEPRSETYFYEGGIREYISYMNRDKQPLHEEIIYVQGERNNVQVEVSLQWCTDAYTDSLLGFANNIRTIDGGTHLEGLKAVLTRTLNNLARKRNKLKDNDPNLAGENIREGLTAVISVKVPDPEFEGQTKTKLGNTEVRGIVDSLVGEVLTEYLEFRPGVTDSILEKAIQAFNAAEAARRARELVRRKSVLESSTLPGKLADCSSRDPSESEIFIVEGDSAGGSAKQGRDRRFQAILPLRGKILNIEKTDDAKIYKNTEIQALITALGLGIKGEEFDSSQLRYHRIVIMTDADVDGAHIRTLLLTFFYRYQRSLVEQGFIYIACPPLYKVERGRSHYYCYSDREMTNLVQHEFPANANYTIQRFKGLGEMMPTQLWETTMNPESRTLKRVEIEDAAEADRIFTILMGDRVAPRREFIETYGPRLNLTDLDI; encoded by the coding sequence ATGACAAGCAATTACGGTGCCGATCAGATTCAAGTCCTTGAGGGTCTTGAGCCAGTCCGTAAACGACCGGGTATGTATATCGGCAGTACGGGACCGCGAGGACTCCATCATTTAGTTTACGAGGTCGTTGATAATTCTGTTGATGAAGCGCTGGCAGGTTACTGTAAGCACATCCGAATTGACATTAATGCTGACGGCTCAGTCACCGTAGAAGACGATGGCCGAGGCATTCCGACCGACGTTCACCCCCGCACGGGCAAGTCGGCGTTGGAAACAGTCATGACAGTGCTCCATGCAGGCGGTAAGTTCGGTGGTGGTGGTTATAAGGTTTCGGGTGGTTTGCACGGGGTAGGCATTTCGGTTGTGAATGCCCTGTCAGAGTGGGTAGAGGTGACCGTTCGGCGCGATAAGAAGGTTTTTACCCAGCGCTTTGAACGTGGCGTGGCAGTTACAGAACTAACCTCCCAACCCACGTCTGAAGATCGTACCGGAACAATGGTCAACTTTAGGCCAGATGAGGTCATCTTCACGACTGGCATTGAGTTTGACTACATGACGCTTTCCGGTCGGCTTCGGGAACTGGCCTACCTGAATGCAGGCGTAGAAATTACGTTCACGGACTATCGCTTAGAACTGGTTAAAGGCAACGAACCTCGGTCTGAGACCTACTTCTACGAAGGTGGCATCCGAGAATATATCAGCTACATGAACCGGGACAAGCAACCGCTCCATGAAGAGATTATCTATGTGCAAGGCGAGCGCAACAATGTGCAGGTAGAGGTTTCTCTGCAATGGTGTACCGATGCTTATACCGACAGCTTGCTAGGCTTTGCGAACAACATCCGTACCATTGATGGGGGGACGCACCTTGAAGGTCTCAAGGCGGTCCTGACCCGGACTCTAAACAATCTGGCGCGCAAGCGGAACAAACTGAAGGACAATGACCCCAATTTGGCAGGTGAGAACATCCGGGAAGGGTTGACGGCTGTGATCTCTGTTAAAGTGCCAGATCCAGAGTTTGAAGGCCAAACCAAGACCAAGCTGGGCAATACAGAAGTACGCGGAATTGTAGACTCTCTGGTGGGAGAAGTCCTAACTGAGTATCTGGAGTTCCGTCCTGGGGTTACGGACAGCATTTTAGAGAAGGCGATTCAAGCGTTCAATGCTGCCGAAGCAGCTCGGCGGGCGAGAGAATTGGTGCGGCGAAAGTCGGTGCTAGAATCTTCAACTCTTCCTGGCAAGTTGGCTGATTGCAGTTCTCGTGATCCTAGCGAATCTGAGATCTTTATTGTGGAAGGAGACTCTGCGGGTGGTTCGGCGAAGCAAGGCCGCGATCGCCGTTTCCAAGCCATTTTGCCGTTGCGAGGCAAGATCCTCAATATTGAGAAAACTGATGATGCCAAGATCTACAAGAACACTGAGATTCAAGCGTTAATCACGGCTCTAGGTTTGGGCATCAAAGGAGAAGAGTTTGACTCTTCCCAATTGCGCTACCACCGCATCGTGATCATGACGGACGCAGACGTAGATGGCGCACATATCCGCACCCTGTTGCTCACCTTCTTCTATCGCTATCAGCGATCGCTGGTAGAGCAAGGTTTCATCTACATTGCTTGCCCTCCTCTCTATAAAGTGGAGCGGGGCCGCAGCCACTACTACTGCTATAGCGATCGCGAGATGACTAACCTAGTGCAGCATGAGTTTCCCGCGAATGCTAACTACACAATTCAGCGGTTTAAGGGTTTGGGCGAAATGATGCCGACCCAACTTTGGGAGACCACGATGAACCCAGAAAGCCGAACCTTGAAGCGGGTAGAAATTGAAGATGCTGCGGAAGCTGACCGGATCTTTACGATCCTAATGGGCGATCGCGTGGCTCCTCGACGTGAGTTTATTGAAACCTACGGGCCAAGACTGAACCTCACTGATCTCGATATTTAA
- the miaA gene encoding tRNA (adenosine(37)-N6)-dimethylallyltransferase MiaA, which translates to MDQNVIQVPSLVVICGPTASGKSGLAIALAQRLKSAAILSADSRQVYRDFNIGTAKPTIIEQQQIPHYLIDICDPTQTLTLADYQEQTQALIDEFHRGERHPFLVGGTGLYIRSVVQGLIIPRVPPQPELRSQLQALGQRQIYSFLQQVDPASAARIHANDQVRTLRALEVFYTTSRPISAQQGEKPPDYPILQIGLDAEGGRLTRRIEQRTDQMIATGFVDEVTTLCNKYGPDLALLNTLGYQEIKQYLAGDISLTQARDLTVLHTRQFAKRQRTWFHADPTITWFDSDAPDLVEQVWQQVQQFWEKPASAIATL; encoded by the coding sequence ATGGATCAAAACGTGATACAGGTGCCGAGTTTGGTTGTGATTTGTGGCCCCACTGCATCGGGTAAATCGGGTCTGGCGATCGCCCTAGCCCAGCGCTTAAAATCTGCAGCCATCCTCAGCGCTGACTCGCGTCAAGTGTATCGAGACTTCAACATCGGCACTGCCAAACCCACCATCATTGAGCAACAACAAATTCCTCACTATTTAATAGACATTTGTGACCCCACTCAGACGTTAACTCTGGCAGACTACCAAGAGCAAACCCAAGCCTTGATTGATGAGTTTCATCGAGGGGAAAGGCATCCTTTTCTGGTTGGCGGCACAGGTCTCTACATTCGCTCGGTGGTGCAAGGGTTGATTATTCCTCGCGTACCGCCACAACCAGAATTGCGATCGCAACTTCAGGCATTGGGGCAGCGGCAGATCTACAGCTTTTTACAGCAAGTTGATCCTGCTTCGGCAGCACGAATCCACGCGAATGATCAAGTTCGGACGTTACGGGCGCTAGAAGTGTTCTACACCACAAGCCGACCCATATCCGCCCAACAGGGAGAAAAACCACCTGATTATCCGATCTTGCAGATTGGGCTAGATGCAGAGGGCGGTCGCCTGACTCGTCGGATTGAACAGCGCACCGATCAAATGATCGCCACTGGTTTTGTCGATGAAGTAACAACGCTGTGCAATAAATATGGCCCTGACCTAGCTCTGCTCAACACGCTGGGCTACCAAGAAATCAAGCAGTATCTAGCTGGAGACATCTCCCTTACTCAGGCGCGAGATTTAACAGTGTTGCATACCCGACAATTCGCCAAGCGCCAACGCACTTGGTTTCACGCTGACCCCACGATTACATGGTTCGATTCTGATGCCCCTGATTTGGTAGAACAAGTTTGGCAGCAGGTGCAGCAATTCTGGGAAAAGCCAGCATCCGCGATCGCTACTCTGTAG